The Spirochaetota bacterium genome includes a region encoding these proteins:
- a CDS encoding CsgG/HfaB family protein has translation MNKSLLLGLAVIVCLSACPLSAAEKMQVAVLELQPRGVSKIVTGAVSDIIRSEMVKTGLFTVVERAQMNEILKEQGFQMTGCTDQACAVQVGKLLSARKILVGEVNRVGKAFMITVRIVDVEKGVSEFAANEKAENEDVLDKAGAGITRKLAQNIVEGNEEYFVERKTRSGYYTRAIVPGWGQFYADRDTKGYVFLGSFALSAGFAVFSYMRYSGAADDYSSVPRGAPQSEFDSKYDAKVKAANLFMVAGGITALMYAAHWVDILFFSKPEFGEKSAARGEEGPFRLDVVYSNASGPERIVYGSAVARF, from the coding sequence ATGAACAAAAGTCTGCTCCTGGGTCTCGCCGTTATTGTCTGTCTGTCCGCCTGCCCCCTCTCCGCGGCCGAGAAGATGCAGGTGGCGGTACTGGAGCTCCAGCCCAGGGGGGTATCGAAGATCGTTACCGGGGCGGTGAGCGACATCATCCGCTCGGAGATGGTGAAGACGGGCCTCTTCACCGTGGTGGAGCGCGCCCAGATGAACGAGATACTGAAAGAGCAGGGCTTCCAGATGACCGGCTGCACCGACCAGGCATGCGCGGTGCAGGTGGGAAAGCTCCTCTCGGCGCGGAAGATCCTGGTGGGCGAGGTCAACCGGGTGGGAAAGGCTTTCATGATCACGGTGCGCATAGTGGACGTGGAGAAGGGCGTGTCGGAGTTTGCGGCGAACGAGAAAGCGGAGAACGAGGACGTGCTGGATAAAGCCGGCGCCGGCATAACGCGAAAACTCGCGCAAAATATAGTGGAAGGAAACGAAGAGTACTTCGTGGAGCGAAAGACCCGCTCCGGCTATTACACCCGGGCCATCGTGCCGGGCTGGGGGCAGTTTTACGCGGACCGGGACACGAAGGGCTATGTGTTTCTGGGGAGCTTCGCCCTGTCGGCCGGTTTCGCGGTGTTCAGCTACATGAGGTATTCCGGGGCTGCCGACGACTACAGTTCCGTGCCTCGGGGGGCGCCGCAGAGCGAGTTCGATTCCAAGTACGACGCCAAGGTGAAGGCGGCCAACCTGTTCATGGTGGCCGGGGGAATCACGGCGTTGATGTACGCGGCGCACTGGGTGGACATTCTCTTCTTCTCCAAGCCCGAGTTCGGGGAGAAGTCGGCAGCGCGTGGTGAAGAAGGCCCGTTTCGCCTGGACGTGGTGTACTCGAACGCCAGCGGCCCGGAACGAATTGTGTACGGGAGCGCGGTGGCGAGGTTTTAG